AAAGTAAAAACATGCATCTTTTAACCAAATTCATATACTTAGATGGGACTTAGTTGTTAGCTCTTCAGCACCTATCCCTGccccaaataaaaaaagaaacggTTGTCAAATTCAtccttctcttttctctcttgggTCTTAATGCTTTGTGAaacttttcatgaaatttcaattCAATAATCTTTTATCAAATTCGATCACCTTCTACATATGGAACATGAAGATACCAGGAAGGAAGTCGAATCTATGATGAAAGTGACACTTTTTATGGTCAGAATCTCAGAATCTCTTTGTGATCAAAATAGTATCTTCTGCCTTTTagttttttaatttcataaataaatatatgtacatatattctcGTCGCCCACCCCTCTTGACCAGAATGGAAAAAGGGATAGGACTTTCATTCTCTCTTGGGCCCGAAATATAGAATTTTACGAGGAAGtttcattaaaaaatattttttttaatcaaattggATTACCTTTTATGAAAATTCGAAGAAGTTGCGTCACAAAAGACAAAATTCTACCAACATTTGCAATTCAGTGAGCAAAGGTTGCACAGAAGGTCCATACAATAAAGAAAGATACAGATATTAAAATTAGACAAAACAGAAAATTACACATACCTGAAGCTCAGTAGCATCTGAAACCACAAGTTTGCCATTGTGAAAAATGGTTAGCTGCTGCGGTTGCTGCTTCTCTAATTCTGTGCTTTCTTTATCCTCCCTATagtaaagaaaaacaaatatacACTCAATACCTTATTACATATATTACTAATTACAAGGACTATTATGTGAATGGGAAGAGACTTACATTGAGAAGTAGGGAGTAGTGCAATTCTTAGGAGAAAAAGATGAAAGAGAAGGAGGCATAAGCCTGAGCTCCAAGTTACagtttcttctcattttcttcaaaatatggGAATGAATGAATGGAGGTTTAAACTCAGATCGGTAAAtctgtatattttttgtataagcAAAGAATCAACAAAGTGttaaatgaagaattaatgaagaagaaaagagcaaactgaatgaatatatatacaagatgGTTTTCTTGGAAACTTGGGTGGGTGGGTCCACTAATTAAGATGGTTTTTTGGATACTGGGGGTGGGTGGGTCCACTAATTTAGGATGGTATTAAGAAAAAGTAAAACCAACGTTTTAAATACAGCAGTACTATAGTTGTTGATAAATAGACGCTCTTTGAACAAGAAACCAACACTTGGAGCCCAAGattagctggaaaaaaaaaagtgacttttaagcataagtatTTAAAGTATgcgaaagttattttataaataaataattatgtaTTTGAATAAAAGTGTTTAAAGGATTTCTaaatataaagataatattgaaattaaaaagataaaattattgatcaaaccaaaatgatttttaagccaaaaaaataagttaagaTTGAGCAACTTCTtagttttgatttattttaaatattatttaacttaatttaaattattttttattttatcaaacatccaaataaattaaaaaatgacttataagcttatttgatcaacttataagccaatccaaatggacTCTTAGAgtctgtttggatgggcttaaaataagcagcttataagctggaaataacttataagctaaaaaaaataaggtagggtaggctaacttatttttttttttggaaacataaaatttgttttcaaCTTATAAGTTTCTCTAGATAAACTAAATTTAAACGtggccaattatttttttgagccttattttattcattcacaaatgacttttaaatttattttaaattaaacactaaaaaaaagttcaaaaattttataaccaacttataagccaatccaaacgggctcttacaAGAGGAGGTGTAAAACGACACACGAACATTGTACAAAAACATTTCGTCCCCACTTATATCACACAAACACACGGCTAACTAATAACCCGTGATAATCCCAATTAACAGTGATGATCGATGGACCATCCACGCATGTGTGTCAGTCGGCTTATTGTTTAGGACCATTTATTATTACTATTTAATAGTCCCGTCTCATTTTAATTATCACTTTAGTTCTTTTCACACGTCCGTTAAGATAACCAAaatatacaagaaaaataaatactcCTCCgcttttaatttatgtgaactcatttTGACCTATGACACATTTAGAAAAAGAgtgaaaactttttaaaacttatggttcaaaataagtcttgaatatttgtgtggctataaatcatttcataaagtgaatttgtttttaaattaggaaagaagtcattcattttggcacgaattaaaaagaaaatagattcacataaattgaaatagagggagtataagATATAGTTTACTGGAGATGACAATTGGGGTAGGCACACCCTTAACGAGTCAGGGTAGGAGATTAAACGGGCTGGGCAGGGCGTGcaggacaaattttatttttgaaaatacatGACGAGGCAAGGCAGATATCGAGCCAAGTTAAATTGCAGTTTGCTCGGTGGTAATTTACAGGGCTTGGCTTTTTATGAACACTACTAGTGGGGAATCGCCCGTgcttaatatttaatttttattttgtgcTTCAATTGAGATCCTATCGGTATTTTATATTTCAGAGAACTTGAAGGGTGCGTTGCGACCGTGCAAGGGCATATTAATTACCAATTAGTATTGGTGCGAATGATGTGATACATTTTGAGGAGTTTTGATTACTCTGTGTTGAAATAAGATTGTGTGTGGTTTTGAACTGTTTAATGGGTAATATTGGATTTTGGAATGGGGAATCCGTAAGTTAGTCTTTTCTCATTCGAACATCCAATTCCTCTTCTCTTGAAGATCATGTATTCAATgtccaaaatatcaacaaaattCTGACcaaaaaaaagtatattattAGTTATGAAATGTAGCTTGCAATCTCAGCATTTAGAGAATACAGACGTATCTTTTTTTGAACCTCGCCAATCCAATCTTACTTTCAATAGAGAAAATAAAGGATTTctagaaaagaagttgacatTTAGACgtaataaatatattaatacAAAAATAGTACTCATTACTAAAATCAAGTTATCGCAATGACTGATCACTTTCGAAAAAATGCAAGGCAAAATGAATAGTGAGGTGCAGAATAAGTAATAACAGTGATTTTGGTTAATGAATATCTCAGCAGTGTTAGAAGAAGTACATGAGTCAACAAATTCAAAAAAGTCGAAGCACTTTGACCTGATAAATCAGCTGAAGCAATTCCAGCATAGTACCCAACTTGTCAATGCGTTTTTTTCTACTTCAGCAAGCACGCAAATTAGGAAAATGTTATGCTGTCAGCATATGCATAGCAATTATCCAGCAAAAGACTCAGCC
This portion of the Lycium ferocissimum isolate CSIRO_LF1 chromosome 1, AGI_CSIRO_Lferr_CH_V1, whole genome shotgun sequence genome encodes:
- the LOC132055985 gene encoding protein TIFY 5A-like — translated: MRRNCNLELRLMPPSLSSFSPKNCTTPYFSMEDKESTELEKQQPQQLTIFHNGKLVVSDATELQAKAIIYRASREMEDKTKKTPSPMSEPSSPLLQPQTGLFMKRSLQRFLQKRKNRIQTTSPYHH